The Mercenaria mercenaria strain notata chromosome 8, MADL_Memer_1, whole genome shotgun sequence genome has a segment encoding these proteins:
- the LOC123522868 gene encoding uncharacterized protein LOC123522868 — MPAVNVLLDNSLCFEDSSEIDFGAKATLPLKMKLWKVDVVIKIKTTKQPVFALGANPLVDIGSDLTVQKECDGKMFQVTSTNYYYFMEVILGPEYTNSSLAVRHATDIVLAFENVTDTDEENTNDQIMIEMEFHFNSSVINPNTAENFSKVEMQYTTDAGRVLVFGRIKYFAKCSYLGDSVGPDTATPAVSIPTNALSTNGFQHPNTSNHVQSRYKSTPTSLSPEIATSAESTSEKDPRTFNTARYTTQCDTLSTSFIVLTLNSLVLNAVKIYMYDKTAI, encoded by the exons ATGCCTGCTGTCAATGTTTTACTTGATAACAGTTTGTGTTTTGAGGATAGTAGCGAAATCGACTTTGGAGCGAAAGCTACTTTACCTTTGAAAATGAAACTGTGGAAGGTAG atgtagtaatcaaaataaaaacaacaaaacagccAGTATTTGCACTTGGAGCCAACCCTTTAGTCGATATCGGATCAGACCTCACAGTCCAGAAAGAATGTGATGGAAAGATGTTTCAAGTCACCAGCACAAATTACTACTACTTCATGGAAGTAATATTGGGACCGGAATACACGAACTCGTCG CTTGCAGTAAGGCACGCAACAGACATTGTGTTGGCTTTTGAAAACGTTACAGACACAGATGAGGAAAATACAAATGACCAGATAATGATCGAGATGGAATTTCATTTCAATTCTTCTGTTATCAATCCAAACACAGCAGAGAACTTCTCGAAGGTTGAAATGCAGTATACAACTGATGCAGGGAGGGTTCTGGTATTTGGTCGGATTAAGTACTTTGCAAAG TGTAGCTATCTCGGCGACTCTGTGGGCCCCGACACTGCAACGCCAGCTGTATCAATACCAACAAATGCTCTAAGTACCA ATGGTTTCCAACATCCGAATACGTCAAACCATGTGCAG TCTAGATACAAATCCACCCCCACCTCTTTGAGCCCGGAGATTGCAACGTCAGCTGAATCAACGTCAGAAAAAGATCCAA GAACTTTCAATACGGCTAGATACACTACCCAGTGTGACACTTTGTCTACTTCATTTATAGTGCTGACGCTAAACTCCCTAGTACTCAATGCGGTCAAAATT TATATGTATGACAAGACTGCTATATGA